In Bacillus sp. DX3.1, the following proteins share a genomic window:
- the dnaJ gene encoding molecular chaperone DnaJ yields MSKRDYYEVLGISKGASKDEIKKAYRRLAKKYHPDVSKEENAIERFKEVQEAYEVLSDDSKRAQYDQFGHVDPNQGFGGGGDFGGGFGFEDIFSSFFGGGGGRRRDPNAPRQGADLQYQVSLNFDEAIFGKEFDIEIPAEDPCDTCHGSGAKPGTSKDTCKHCSGTGQVSVEQNTPFGRIVNRQACKHCSGTGQIIKEKCTTCHGSGKVRKRKKINVKIPAGIDNGQQIRVTGKGEAGVNGGPAGDLYVVVHVRDHEFFQRDGDHIICEMPLTFAQVALGAEVEVPTVHGKVKLKIPAGTQTGTEFRLKGKGAPNVRGYGQGDQYVVVRVVVPTKLTSQQKELLREFAGQEDQDDSLFRKLKRAFKGE; encoded by the coding sequence ATGAGTAAACGAGATTACTATGAAGTACTAGGCATTAGCAAGGGTGCTTCAAAAGATGAGATTAAAAAAGCATATCGTCGTTTGGCGAAGAAATATCACCCAGATGTAAGTAAAGAAGAAAATGCAATTGAAAGATTCAAAGAAGTACAAGAAGCGTATGAGGTATTAAGTGATGATTCAAAACGTGCGCAGTACGATCAATTTGGTCATGTCGATCCAAATCAAGGCTTTGGCGGCGGTGGCGACTTTGGTGGGGGCTTCGGTTTCGAAGACATCTTTAGCTCATTCTTCGGTGGCGGTGGCGGTAGACGCCGTGATCCAAATGCACCGCGTCAAGGAGCTGACTTACAATATCAAGTTTCTTTAAACTTTGATGAAGCCATTTTTGGTAAGGAATTCGATATTGAAATTCCGGCGGAAGATCCTTGTGATACATGTCATGGTAGCGGAGCGAAACCAGGAACTTCAAAAGACACATGTAAGCATTGTTCAGGAACAGGGCAAGTAAGTGTAGAACAAAATACGCCTTTCGGTCGTATTGTAAATCGTCAAGCTTGTAAACATTGTTCAGGAACAGGTCAAATTATTAAAGAGAAGTGTACGACATGTCATGGTTCTGGAAAAGTACGTAAGCGTAAAAAAATTAACGTTAAAATTCCAGCAGGTATTGATAATGGTCAACAAATTCGTGTGACTGGTAAAGGTGAAGCTGGTGTGAACGGCGGACCGGCTGGGGATTTATATGTTGTAGTTCATGTACGAGATCATGAATTCTTCCAGCGTGATGGTGATCATATTATATGTGAAATGCCATTAACGTTTGCGCAAGTAGCACTTGGTGCTGAAGTGGAAGTTCCGACTGTTCATGGAAAAGTAAAATTAAAAATTCCGGCAGGAACACAAACAGGAACAGAATTCCGCTTAAAAGGAAAAGGAGCTCCAAATGTGCGCGGATACGGTCAAGGTGATCAGTATGTAGTGGTTCGTGTTGTCGTACCAACGAAATTAACATCACAGCAAAAAGAACTACTGCGTGAATTTGCTGGTCAAGAAGATCAAGATGATAGCCTATTTAGAAAGCTTAAACGAGCTTTTAAAGGGGAATAA
- the yqfD gene encoding sporulation protein YqfD → MKNQWFTRWLGYVKVRIEGRGAERFINECVRRNLLVWDVKKVAEDTLVFCILLRDVKRLRPIYRKNECKLYFIGRYGFPFWNKRLLRNSGFLIGFLIFFFGVIVLSNMVWKIEITGAKPETEYILMKELDKMGVKKGRLQFQMPSVEDVQRHLTDNINAITWAGLEIKGTTYHFKIVEKNEPEKEKEQKPQNLVAKKEAVITKTFVEIGKSVVMKNDYVQKGQLLVSGVYGNSENPTIVSAKGIVFGETWYKSEVTVPLNTTFQVYTGNSYNEHYIRFGSAKIKIWGFQHDKYKRSRTEKVKHDVKLFGFTLPVSYEKEIVREEEEVNREYTEKQAMREAKEMGEKELKKKLDEHAMIVSDKILHKEVEAGHLRVALHYTVIENIAEPQPISESDIQGE, encoded by the coding sequence ATGAAAAATCAATGGTTTACACGATGGCTTGGGTATGTAAAAGTGCGGATTGAAGGCAGGGGAGCGGAACGCTTTATTAATGAGTGTGTGCGCAGAAACTTGCTTGTGTGGGATGTGAAGAAGGTTGCGGAAGATACATTGGTATTTTGTATATTACTTCGTGATGTGAAGCGGCTGAGGCCGATTTATCGAAAAAATGAATGTAAGTTATATTTTATTGGTCGTTACGGATTCCCTTTTTGGAATAAACGTTTGCTGCGGAATAGCGGTTTTCTAATTGGTTTTCTCATATTTTTTTTCGGTGTGATAGTGTTATCGAATATGGTATGGAAAATTGAAATTACAGGGGCAAAGCCAGAAACAGAATATATTCTCATGAAAGAATTGGACAAAATGGGAGTGAAAAAAGGCAGACTGCAATTTCAAATGCCTAGTGTAGAAGATGTTCAGCGTCATTTGACGGATAATATTAATGCAATTACATGGGCTGGATTAGAGATAAAAGGGACAACATATCACTTTAAAATAGTTGAAAAAAATGAACCAGAGAAGGAAAAAGAACAGAAACCACAAAATTTAGTTGCAAAAAAAGAGGCAGTTATCACAAAAACATTTGTGGAAATAGGAAAATCGGTTGTAATGAAAAATGATTATGTACAAAAAGGACAACTTCTTGTATCAGGGGTGTACGGAAATAGTGAGAATCCAACAATTGTTTCTGCAAAAGGGATTGTATTTGGGGAAACTTGGTACAAGTCTGAAGTGACAGTTCCTTTGAACACAACATTTCAAGTGTATACAGGAAATTCATATAATGAACATTATATTCGATTTGGGAGTGCTAAAATAAAAATATGGGGATTTCAGCATGATAAGTATAAGCGGTCTCGCACTGAAAAAGTGAAGCATGATGTAAAACTTTTTGGTTTTACACTACCTGTTTCCTATGAGAAGGAAATTGTGCGCGAAGAGGAAGAAGTGAACCGTGAATATACAGAAAAACAAGCGATGCGAGAAGCAAAAGAGATGGGGGAAAAAGAACTAAAGAAAAAATTGGATGAACATGCTATGATTGTAAGTGACAAGATTTTGCATAAAGAGGTTGAGGCAGGTCATCTAAGAGTAGCATTACATTATACAGTGATTGAAAATATCGCAGAGCCACAACCGATATCTGAATCCGATATTCAAGGAGAATGA
- the deoC gene encoding deoxyribose-phosphate aldolase — MNYAKLIDHTLLKPDTKKAAIVTLCEEAKQHDFASVCVNPTWVETAAEILKGTDVKVCTVIGFPLGASTPETKAFETKDAIEKGATEVDMVVNIGALKDKNDELVERDVRAVVEAAKGKALVKIIIETCLLTDEEKVRACELSVKAGVDFVKTSTGFSTGGATVEDVALMRKTVGPKIGVKASGGVRNGQDMDAMVEAGASRIGTSAGVALVSGKTATTDY, encoded by the coding sequence ATGAACTATGCAAAATTAATTGACCACACATTACTAAAACCGGATACAAAAAAAGCAGCAATTGTTACGCTATGTGAAGAGGCAAAGCAACATGACTTCGCTTCTGTATGTGTAAATCCTACTTGGGTAGAAACAGCAGCTGAAATATTAAAAGGTACAGATGTAAAAGTTTGTACAGTAATTGGCTTCCCGCTTGGAGCAAGTACACCAGAAACAAAAGCATTTGAAACAAAAGATGCAATTGAAAAAGGTGCAACGGAAGTTGATATGGTAGTTAACATTGGTGCATTAAAAGATAAAAATGATGAGTTAGTAGAGCGTGATGTTCGCGCGGTTGTAGAAGCTGCAAAAGGAAAAGCGCTTGTAAAAATAATTATTGAAACATGTCTATTAACAGATGAAGAGAAAGTTCGTGCTTGTGAACTTTCTGTAAAAGCGGGCGTAGACTTTGTAAAAACATCAACTGGTTTCTCAACAGGCGGTGCGACAGTAGAAGATGTAGCACTAATGAGAAAAACAGTTGGACCGAAAATCGGTGTAAAAGCATCTGGCGGCGTACGTAATGGACAAGACATGGATGCGATGGTAGAAGCAGGTGCCTCGCGCATCGGTACAAGTGCTGGCGTAGCACTTGTAAGTGGGAAAACAGCAACGACTGATTATTAA
- a CDS encoding GatB/YqeY domain-containing protein: protein MSLLGRLNDDMKQAMKSKQKEKLTVIRMVKAALQNESIKLQHPLTEEEELTVLTRHVKQCKDSLLEFKNAGRDDLVDKLKSEIQILDTYLPEQLTEEELASVIKQAISEVGAASKADMGKVMSAVMPKVKGKADGSLVNKLVSQLLA, encoded by the coding sequence ATGAGTCTTCTCGGTCGTTTAAACGATGATATGAAACAAGCGATGAAGAGTAAACAAAAAGAAAAATTAACCGTCATTCGTATGGTTAAGGCTGCTTTGCAAAATGAAAGTATTAAACTGCAACACCCTCTTACTGAAGAAGAGGAATTAACAGTTTTAACTCGTCATGTAAAACAGTGTAAGGACTCCCTCCTTGAATTTAAAAATGCTGGTCGTGATGACCTTGTTGATAAACTGAAAAGTGAAATTCAGATTTTAGACACGTATTTGCCAGAGCAACTAACGGAAGAAGAATTAGCAAGCGTAATCAAGCAAGCTATTTCTGAAGTTGGTGCTGCTTCTAAAGCTGATATGGGTAAAGTGATGAGTGCTGTTATGCCGAAAGTAAAAGGCAAAGCAGACGGATCACTAGTAAATAAGCTTGTTTCACAGCTATTAGCATAA
- a CDS encoding 16S rRNA (uracil(1498)-N(3))-methyltransferase: MQRYFVEERHVNDASIRIVGDDVHHIARVMRMSAGDYVYCCVNGKTARCTIAEITSEFVDTAIVEWVEMSSELPVFVTIASGLPKGDKLELIFQKGTELGAAAFLPFQASRSIVKWDAKKADKKVERLKKIVKEAAEQSHRSEIPDVYAPVSFKQLLAMSNDYDVCLVAYEEEAKQGEKSNFAQALAKLESGQKLLLVFGPEGGLSEEEISALREHTFVACSLGPRILRTETAPLYALSAASYHFELMG; encoded by the coding sequence ATGCAACGTTATTTTGTAGAAGAGAGACATGTAAATGATGCAAGCATTCGTATTGTAGGTGATGATGTACATCATATTGCCAGAGTGATGCGCATGTCAGCAGGAGATTACGTTTATTGCTGTGTTAACGGGAAAACAGCAAGATGTACAATTGCTGAAATTACCAGTGAATTTGTGGATACGGCTATTGTAGAATGGGTAGAGATGTCAAGCGAACTTCCGGTGTTCGTGACGATTGCAAGTGGACTGCCAAAAGGAGACAAGCTTGAGCTAATTTTTCAAAAAGGAACTGAGCTTGGAGCGGCCGCATTCTTACCATTTCAAGCATCTCGTTCTATTGTAAAATGGGATGCAAAAAAAGCAGATAAAAAAGTTGAGCGTTTGAAAAAAATTGTGAAAGAAGCAGCAGAACAATCACATCGAAGTGAAATTCCGGATGTATATGCCCCCGTATCATTTAAACAGCTTCTTGCGATGAGTAATGATTATGATGTTTGTCTTGTTGCGTATGAAGAAGAGGCAAAACAAGGTGAGAAATCTAACTTTGCGCAAGCTTTAGCGAAACTTGAGTCTGGTCAAAAACTATTGCTTGTATTTGGCCCAGAGGGTGGTTTATCAGAGGAAGAGATTTCTGCGCTTCGTGAACATACATTTGTAGCATGTAGTTTAGGACCAAGGATTTTACGAACAGAAACGGCACCGCTTTACGCGTTAAGTGCTGCTTCGTATCATTTTGAATTAATGGGGTGA
- the rpsU gene encoding 30S ribosomal protein S21 — protein MSKTVVRKNESLEDALRRFKRSVSKTGTLAEARKREFYEKPSVKRKKKSEAARKRKF, from the coding sequence ATGTCAAAAACAGTCGTTCGTAAAAACGAGTCTTTGGAGGATGCACTTCGCCGTTTTAAAAGATCGGTTTCTAAAACTGGTACACTTGCTGAAGCAAGAAAACGCGAGTTTTATGAAAAACCAAGTGTAAAACGTAAGAAGAAATCTGAAGCGGCAAGAAAGCGTAAGTTCTAA
- the yqfC gene encoding sporulation protein YqfC: MKKILQMKNWLTKQIDLPVDVLMDLPRITLVGQVHIYIENHRGLLVFTDREVRLLLKQGQLLIKGQSFVIKTILPEELLLEGIIEQVTFLENEKTDK; the protein is encoded by the coding sequence ATGAAGAAAATATTACAAATGAAAAATTGGCTTACAAAGCAGATAGACCTACCAGTGGATGTACTAATGGATCTACCTCGTATTACCCTTGTCGGGCAAGTACATATTTATATAGAAAATCATCGAGGGTTATTAGTGTTTACAGATAGAGAAGTCCGATTGTTATTAAAGCAGGGGCAACTATTAATTAAAGGACAGTCATTTGTTATAAAAACGATTCTGCCGGAAGAGCTTTTGCTGGAAGGGATAATTGAACAAGTGACGTTTTTAGAAAATGAGAAGACAGATAAATAA
- the mtaB gene encoding tRNA (N(6)-L-threonylcarbamoyladenosine(37)-C(2))-methylthiotransferase MtaB, whose amino-acid sequence MATVAFHTLGCKVNHYETEAIWQLFKQGGYERTEYEKKADVYVINTCTVTNTGDKKSRQVIRRAVRQNPDAVICVTGCYAQTSPAEIMAIPGVDIVVGTQDREKMLGYIEAFRKERQPINAVRNIMKTRVYEELDVPYFTDRTRASLKIQEGCNNFCTFCIIPWARGLMRSRDGKEVIHQAQQLVDAGYKEIVLTGIHTGGYGEDMKDYNLAGLLRDMEAQVNGLKRLRISSIEASQISNEVIQVLNDSETVVRHLHIPLQSGSNTVLKRMRRKYTMEFFQERLDRLKEALPGLAITSDVIVGFPGETEEEFMETYNFIKENRFSELHVFPYSKRTGTPAARMDDQVPEDVKNDRVHRLIELSNQLAKEYASQFEGEVLEIIPEESFKEADREGLYVGYTDNYLKVVFEGSEELIGQLVKVKITKAGYPYNEAQFVRVLEDTNKKESASA is encoded by the coding sequence ATGGCAACTGTTGCGTTTCACACGTTAGGTTGTAAAGTAAACCACTATGAAACAGAAGCAATTTGGCAACTGTTTAAACAAGGTGGTTATGAGCGGACTGAATATGAAAAGAAAGCTGATGTGTATGTAATTAATACATGTACAGTAACAAATACTGGGGATAAAAAAAGTCGCCAAGTAATCAGACGTGCTGTACGTCAAAATCCAGATGCGGTTATTTGTGTAACAGGTTGTTATGCACAAACATCTCCAGCGGAAATTATGGCGATCCCAGGTGTGGATATCGTTGTTGGTACGCAAGATCGTGAAAAAATGCTAGGGTATATCGAAGCGTTTCGTAAAGAACGTCAGCCAATCAATGCTGTCCGTAATATTATGAAAACGCGTGTATACGAAGAACTTGATGTACCATACTTCACTGACCGTACACGTGCATCTTTAAAAATACAAGAAGGTTGCAATAATTTCTGTACGTTTTGTATCATTCCTTGGGCGCGTGGTTTAATGCGTTCTCGTGATGGTAAAGAAGTAATCCACCAAGCACAGCAATTAGTAGACGCTGGTTATAAAGAGATTGTCTTAACAGGGATTCATACAGGTGGGTACGGAGAAGATATGAAAGATTATAACCTAGCTGGATTACTTCGAGATATGGAAGCGCAGGTGAACGGCTTAAAACGTCTGCGTATTTCTTCAATCGAAGCGAGCCAAATTTCAAATGAAGTGATTCAAGTGTTAAATGATTCTGAAACAGTTGTACGTCATTTGCATATTCCGTTACAATCTGGATCTAACACGGTATTAAAACGTATGCGACGTAAATATACGATGGAGTTTTTCCAAGAGCGCTTAGATCGATTAAAAGAAGCGTTACCGGGCTTAGCAATTACATCAGATGTAATCGTTGGTTTCCCTGGTGAAACGGAAGAAGAGTTTATGGAAACGTATAATTTCATTAAAGAAAATCGTTTCTCTGAACTTCACGTTTTCCCTTATTCAAAACGTACTGGAACACCAGCAGCACGTATGGATGATCAAGTTCCTGAAGATGTAAAAAATGATCGTGTACACCGCTTAATTGAATTATCTAATCAGTTAGCGAAGGAATATGCTTCTCAATTTGAAGGAGAGGTTCTTGAAATTATTCCAGAAGAGTCATTTAAAGAAGCGGATCGTGAAGGATTATATGTAGGGTATACAGATAACTATTTAAAAGTTGTCTTTGAAGGATCTGAAGAATTAATTGGTCAATTAGTAAAAGTGAAAATTACAAAAGCTGGTTATCCATACAATGAAGCGCAATTTGTTCGTGTTCTTGAAGATACAAATAAAAAAGAATCAGCAAGTGCGTAA
- the prmA gene encoding 50S ribosomal protein L11 methyltransferase, protein MKWSEISIHTTEEAVEAVSHILHEAGASGVAIEDPAELTKEREQQYGEIYALNPAEYPEEGVLIKAYFPQTDSLHETVASVKSSIDALPSYDIEIGTGHISINEVDEEDWATAWKKYYHPVKISDTFTIVPTWEEYTPSSAEEKIIELDPGMAFGTGTHPTTTMCIRALEKTVRPGDTVIDVGTGSGVLSIAAAKLGASSIQAYDLDPVAVESAQVNVRLNHTEDTVTVGQNSLLEGIEGPVDLIVANLLAEIILLFPEDAAKVVKPGGFFITSGIIEMKEKVITEALEQAGFTIEEVLRVEDWVAIIARNA, encoded by the coding sequence GTGAAATGGTCAGAAATTAGTATTCATACAACAGAGGAAGCAGTGGAAGCAGTCTCTCATATTTTACACGAAGCAGGAGCAAGTGGTGTAGCGATTGAAGATCCGGCAGAATTAACAAAAGAGCGTGAACAACAATATGGTGAAATTTATGCGCTTAATCCAGCTGAATATCCGGAAGAAGGCGTTTTGATAAAAGCGTATTTCCCACAAACGGATTCTTTACATGAAACAGTTGCAAGTGTAAAATCATCTATTGATGCACTTCCTTCTTACGACATCGAAATCGGTACAGGACACATATCCATTAATGAAGTAGATGAAGAAGATTGGGCTACTGCTTGGAAAAAATATTATCATCCAGTTAAAATTTCTGATACATTCACAATCGTACCAACTTGGGAAGAATATACACCTTCTTCAGCAGAAGAAAAAATTATTGAATTAGATCCAGGTATGGCGTTTGGTACAGGAACACATCCGACAACAACAATGTGTATTCGTGCGTTAGAGAAGACAGTTAGGCCTGGAGATACAGTGATTGATGTTGGAACAGGTTCTGGTGTATTAAGTATTGCGGCTGCAAAACTAGGTGCATCATCTATTCAGGCATATGATTTAGATCCAGTTGCAGTAGAAAGTGCGCAGGTAAATGTGCGTTTAAATCACACGGAAGATACTGTAACAGTTGGACAAAATAGTTTACTGGAAGGTATTGAAGGTCCTGTTGATTTAATTGTAGCGAACTTACTTGCGGAGATTATTCTTCTCTTCCCAGAAGATGCAGCAAAAGTTGTGAAGCCAGGTGGGTTTTTCATTACATCTGGCATTATTGAGATGAAGGAAAAGGTTATAACGGAAGCGTTAGAACAAGCAGGTTTCACAATTGAAGAAGTGTTAAGAGTGGAAGATTGGGTAGCAATCATTGCACGTAACGCGTAA
- a CDS encoding HD family phosphohydrolase, whose protein sequence is MSRSQEISKWFRNIQHSKKLSWISYILLGAVLFFALMNNVKPEQLDVKMLSISKQTIHSPVKIEDKVTTDKKKREAAQKVEDQYTYRSDYKQNKVDIVNSVFDAIKEVDAEIKATGPDEQKKISAADRLEKLKKKLPTDLTKSLSDSVLLNFVNAEPDQLTLARDAAVTAINSIMTSHIKMDEENDARERFVTEISNVNVSSDLKEALNVLGKYAITANYFYDSTSTKEQKKLAEDAVAPVYILQGQILVKEGDTITREVYDQLKLVGLLEQGNTFQPFVGLALFIGVLLFFMHKQFESFLKLKREEKPYILAYTTIVAITVVLMKIISLFQKLEYAGIAYIAPVAMGTILVKLMIGDRFVFITSVIFSVCGSILFNEGVTSTLNYNVGIYVLLSSLSVSIFLREKNRRTMILQAGILVSVLNVVVLAALLLIRNGNFSPLEIGSQLLMAAASGIISSVLAMGILPYLESGLGIVSSMKLMELSSPNHPLLRKILLEAPGTYHHSVMVANLSEAACEAVGANGVLARVGAYYHDIGKTLQPRFFIENQMGIENPHDNLDPETSRDIIIAHVTNGVKMLEEHHIPQEIIDIAGQHHGTTLLKYFYYKAIKEDKEKYTEAMFRYPGSKATSKESAIVGIADSVEAAVRSMNGPTPEQINNLVQSIIKDRLQDGQFSECNLTFKELQIVGKTLCETLNGIFHSRIKYPELPEEKVTE, encoded by the coding sequence ATGTCAAGGTCTCAAGAAATTTCTAAGTGGTTTCGTAATATACAACATTCGAAAAAACTAAGCTGGATTTCTTACATTTTATTAGGGGCAGTGTTGTTTTTTGCACTGATGAACAATGTAAAACCAGAACAACTAGATGTTAAAATGCTATCTATTTCAAAACAAACAATCCACTCTCCTGTCAAAATTGAAGATAAAGTAACGACGGACAAGAAGAAGAGAGAAGCAGCTCAAAAGGTTGAGGATCAATATACATATCGAAGTGATTACAAGCAAAATAAAGTCGATATTGTAAATTCTGTATTTGATGCGATAAAAGAAGTAGATGCTGAGATAAAGGCTACTGGTCCTGATGAACAGAAAAAGATTTCTGCTGCGGACCGATTAGAAAAGTTGAAAAAGAAATTGCCTACGGATTTAACAAAAAGCTTGTCAGATTCAGTCTTATTAAATTTTGTGAATGCAGAACCGGATCAGTTGACATTGGCAAGGGATGCAGCGGTGACAGCAATTAATAGTATAATGACTTCACATATTAAAATGGACGAAGAAAATGATGCGAGAGAACGTTTTGTTACTGAAATAAGCAATGTTAATGTGAGTAGCGATTTAAAAGAAGCGCTTAACGTGCTTGGGAAATATGCAATTACAGCAAATTATTTCTATGATTCAACTTCTACAAAAGAACAGAAAAAATTAGCAGAAGACGCAGTTGCGCCAGTTTATATTCTTCAAGGGCAAATCCTTGTGAAGGAAGGCGACACAATTACAAGAGAAGTGTATGATCAGTTGAAATTAGTGGGGCTACTTGAACAAGGGAATACATTCCAACCATTTGTAGGATTAGCACTCTTTATTGGTGTACTCTTATTCTTCATGCATAAGCAGTTTGAATCGTTTTTAAAATTAAAAAGAGAAGAAAAACCATATATTTTAGCCTATACAACAATTGTAGCAATTACAGTTGTATTGATGAAGATTATTAGTTTGTTTCAAAAATTAGAATACGCTGGTATCGCTTATATTGCTCCGGTTGCAATGGGGACCATACTTGTCAAGCTAATGATTGGCGATCGCTTTGTTTTCATAACGAGTGTGATTTTCTCAGTGTGCGGTAGTATCTTGTTTAACGAAGGCGTGACGAGTACGCTGAATTACAATGTTGGAATCTATGTTTTGCTAAGTTCTTTATCTGTTAGTATCTTTTTGCGAGAAAAAAATCGACGCACAATGATTTTACAAGCAGGTATACTTGTGTCTGTTTTAAATGTAGTTGTGTTGGCAGCGTTATTATTAATACGTAATGGTAATTTTTCGCCTCTTGAAATTGGATCGCAATTATTAATGGCTGCTGCTTCCGGAATTATCTCATCCGTTTTAGCCATGGGAATTTTACCATATTTAGAGAGTGGTCTTGGAATTGTTTCGAGTATGAAGCTGATGGAGCTTTCTAGTCCAAACCATCCGCTCCTTCGTAAAATTTTATTAGAAGCACCAGGAACATATCATCATAGTGTGATGGTTGCCAACCTTTCTGAAGCGGCTTGTGAGGCTGTTGGTGCAAATGGTGTGTTAGCACGTGTTGGTGCATACTATCATGATATTGGTAAAACGTTGCAGCCGCGTTTCTTTATTGAGAATCAAATGGGCATTGAGAATCCGCATGATAATTTGGATCCTGAAACGAGTAGAGACATTATTATAGCTCACGTTACAAATGGAGTGAAAATGCTAGAAGAACATCATATCCCGCAAGAGATTATCGATATTGCAGGGCAACATCATGGGACGACATTACTGAAATATTTCTACTATAAAGCAATAAAAGAAGATAAAGAAAAATATACAGAAGCAATGTTCCGTTATCCAGGTTCAAAAGCGACATCAAAAGAATCCGCTATCGTTGGGATTGCGGATAGTGTAGAAGCAGCAGTACGTTCTATGAATGGACCGACACCAGAGCAGATTAATAATTTGGTTCAAAGTATCATTAAAGATCGTTTGCAGGATGGACAATTTAGTGAATGTAATTTGACATTTAAAGAATTACAAATTGTTGGGAAAACATTATGTGAAACATTAAATGGAATTTTCCATTCTCGTATTAAGTATCCGGAACTGCCGGAAGAAAAGGTGACAGAATGA
- a CDS encoding PhoH family protein encodes MAEQLVEMNQQVENHNEAIALFGVNDANLKVMERELAVTIVTRGESVRVSGTDEAVILVEGILEQLLAVIRKGVSISERDVVYAIQLGRQGKIAHFEELYEEEIFKTAKGRSIRVKTMGQRQYIHAMKKNDIVFGIGPAGTGKTYLAVVMAVRALKQGYVKKIILTRPAVEAGESLGFLPGDLKEKVDPYLRPLYDALHDILGQEYTQRMMERGTIEIAPLAYMRGRTLDDSFVILDEAQNTTGAQIKMFLTRLGFSSKMVVTGDPSQVDLPKGVKSGLSVAATVLSGVSGLSFVKLEQSDVVRHPLVQRIIEAYDKME; translated from the coding sequence ATGGCAGAACAATTAGTAGAAATGAATCAACAAGTAGAGAACCATAATGAAGCAATTGCTCTGTTTGGAGTAAACGATGCAAATTTAAAAGTAATGGAACGAGAACTTGCTGTAACTATTGTAACCCGAGGTGAATCTGTTCGTGTATCTGGAACGGATGAAGCTGTGATCCTTGTTGAAGGGATATTAGAGCAACTCCTTGCTGTTATTCGTAAAGGTGTGTCAATCTCTGAACGGGATGTAGTATATGCAATTCAACTTGGGCGGCAAGGAAAAATAGCTCATTTTGAAGAATTATACGAAGAGGAAATTTTTAAAACAGCAAAGGGCAGATCGATTCGTGTGAAAACGATGGGACAAAGGCAATACATTCATGCGATGAAGAAGAATGATATTGTATTTGGAATAGGCCCTGCTGGTACAGGGAAGACGTATTTAGCTGTGGTAATGGCTGTGCGTGCGTTAAAACAAGGCTATGTTAAAAAAATCATTTTAACACGACCTGCTGTAGAAGCTGGAGAAAGTTTAGGTTTTTTACCAGGTGATTTAAAAGAAAAAGTAGATCCATACCTACGTCCGCTTTATGATGCGCTTCATGATATTCTTGGGCAAGAATACACGCAGCGAATGATGGAAAGAGGTACAATAGAAATAGCTCCACTTGCATATATGAGAGGCCGGACTCTAGATGATTCTTTCGTTATTTTAGATGAGGCGCAAAATACAACTGGGGCCCAAATTAAAATGTTTTTAACTCGTTTAGGTTTTAGTTCGAAAATGGTTGTTACGGGAGACCCCTCGCAGGTCGACTTACCAAAAGGTGTAAAGTCTGGACTGTCAGTTGCGGCAACTGTATTATCTGGCGTGTCAGGTCTTTCATTTGTTAAATTGGAACAATCCGATGTTGTAAGGCATCCGCTTGTGCAGCGTATTATCGAGGCATATGATAAAATGGAATGA